Proteins from one Aspergillus nidulans FGSC A4 chromosome VIII genomic window:
- a CDS encoding uncharacterized protein (transcript_id=CADANIAT00002167), with product MSNEDRGYIPKWGELPVEQYLIARFPFKLSCPSTTTNVPQRHWDSAATESADEQRLRLIRQFIDLDEIPREWDPVNYGAPPPRMPTAEEIDTVLRPWRSDELRQQAWQILESGNAAPILLRTHYDPEGDEKMEEWIGASEEFENQAWWACLNDPALFDFGSDWQRVYDIVPEVAGPVGGAGYRRYPASEIVEMSRTQFKTSFGKAKENEPDRWREDRHRFVELEAADLLRTVAAAYILVADQETFETGGQLRLLYLDGKRNVIRETRVEADAQTITDVIMDWDQLNLPPDLWEEGTIGDRYRVTGDLGRELYQLSEADMADP from the coding sequence ATGTCGAACGAGGACCGAGGATACATCCCGAAATGGGGCGAGCTGCCCGTCGAGCAGTACCTGATTGCACGTTTCCCTTTCAAGCTCTCCTGCCCAAGCACGACCACTAACGTCCCGCAGAGACACTGGGACTCTGCAGCGACAGAGTCCGCCGACGAACAGCGCCTCCGGCTCATCCGGCAATTCATCGATCTGGATGAGATACCCCGCGAATGGGATCCCGTCAACTACGGCGCACCGCCGCCACGCATGCCcacggcggaggagatcgacACGGTCCTGCGTCCCTGGCGGTCGGACGAACTGCGCCAGCAGGCATGGCAAATCCTGGAATCCGGCAACGCCGCCCCGATCCTCCTCCGGACGCACTACGACCCAGAGGGCgacgagaagatggaggagtgGATCGGCGCGTCGGAGGAATTCGAGAACCAAGCCTGGTGGGCGTGTCTGAACGATCCAGCTCTCTTCGACTTTGGCTCCGACTGGCAGCGCGTCTACGACATCGTGCCCGAGGTCGCAGGCCCGGTGGGCGGTGCCGGGTACCGGCGGTACCCGGCATCGGAAATCGTCGAAATGTCCCGAACGCAGTTCAAGACCTCGTTCGGCAAGGCTAAAGAGAATGAGCCTGATCGGTGGCGAGAGGATCGGCATCGGTTCGTCGAACTCGAGGCAGCCGACCTCCTCCGCACAGTGGCAGCAGCGTACATTCTTGTTGCGGATCAGGAGACCTTTGAGACCGGTGGCCAATTGCGTCTGCTCTATCTCGACGGGAAGCGGAACGTCATCCGGGAGACCCGCGTCGAGGCCGATGCGCAGACGATCACAGACGTCATCATGGACTGGGATCAGTTGAATCTGCCGCCGGACCTGTGGGAGGAGGGGACCATCGGCGATAGGTACCGCGTTACCGGGGATTTGGGGAGGGAGCTGTATCAATTGAGCGAGGCTGATATGGCGGATCCCTGA
- a CDS encoding uncharacterized protein (transcript_id=CADANIAT00002169), whose amino-acid sequence MMSSDYGRRKFPPAAYSSLLASCSVPASSYPYTYTPLPTATPTSTTPTATPTPACNGKTYVSQQSDTCETISKANSVSTDRLIEANHLDYSCSSLTPGTPLCIEDTCTVYTVKANQTCQDIVRGQSFGLVQLIGWNPFDGGKEHLHLVGLFISHSGVLSDLQANRPPRGGSFSMPDSSNSTSTGLASSIVTAWTPGETTTLTNLTTLWYSPTIDPSYNQSIITYTANSTLSSLLAERTQYCWVTDDDWDNLFNPDDLAQNCQSLYSAYCDPAPTAPVPGSSPAVPGSCTPVYSTAVPSSTPQRPSATSSGVPTPTPTQSGMADGCTKFHKVEKDEGCQQIADDYGIALSNFYAWNPAVGDDCMGLQYDYYVCVGKAATTSAPATTTSSPTVSTSATPTPTQSGMTDGCTEFHKVEKDKGCQQIADDYGIALSNFYAWNPAVGDDCMGLQYDYYVCVGTSATAPTSTASDERSTTTTPNGATPTPVQSGMTSGCTKFHMVEEGEYCYELANSYGIALADFEAWNPAVGSNCEGLQYGYYVCMGTS is encoded by the exons ATGATGAGCTCTGACTATGGGCGCCGGAAATTCCCGCCGGCCGCCTATTCATCGCTTCTCGCGTCCTGCAGTGTTCCTGCTTCCAGTTACCCGTATACCTACACTCCCTTGCCAACCGCGACGCCAACCTCGACGACGCCAACCGCGACTCCCACGCCCGCGTGCAATGGAAAGACGTACGTCTCCCAGCAGAGCGATACCTGCGAAACGATCTCCAAGGCCAACTCCGTGAGCACCGATCGCCTGATCGAGGCAAACCACCTAGACTACTCCTGTTCATCCCTCACGCCGGGAACGCCGCTGTGTATCGAGGACACCTGCACGGTGTACACTGTCAAAGCAAATCAGACCTGCCAGGACATTGTCCGCGGGCAGTCGTTCGGGCTCGTGCAGCTGATCGGCTGGAATCC ATTCGATGGTGGGAAggagcatctgcatctcgtAGGTCTATTCATCAGCCATTCTGGCGTCCTGTCTGACCTTCAAGCGAACAGACCCCCCAGGGGAGGCTCCTTCAGTATGCCCGACAGTAGCAACTCGACCTCGACCGGTCTCGCGTCCTCCATCGTCACGGCCTGGACCCCTGGAGAGACAACGACATTGACAAACCTTACGACCTTGTGGTACTCGCCCACGATCGATCCCAGCTACAACCAGTCTATCATCACCTATACGGCCAACTCCACGCTGTCCAGCCTGCTCGCGGAGCGAACTCAGTACTGCTGGGTCACCGACGACGACTGGGACAATCTCTTCAACCCAGACGACCTTGCCCAAAACTGCCAGTCGCTCTACTCAGCCTACTGCGACCCGGCACCTACGGCCCCCGTTCCCGGCTCGTCGCCCGCTGTTCCCGGCAGTTGCACACCCGTTTACTCGACCGCCGTGCCTTCGTCGACGCCGCAGCGTCCCTCTGCGACGAGCAGTGGCGTTCCCACACCAACCCCAACGCAGAGCGGAATGGCAGACGGCTGCACCAAGTTCCACAAGGTAGAAAAGGACGAGGGCTGCCAGCAGATTGCGGATGATTACGGCATCGCTCTCTCCAACTTTTACGCCTGGAACCCTGCCGTTGGGGACGACTGCATGGGCCTCCAGTACGACTACTATGTATGTGTGGGCAAGGCAGCCACAACTTCAGCACCAGCGACTACTACGTCGAGTCCGACGGTCTCGACCAGTGctactccaaccccaacgcAGAGCGGAATGACAGACGGCTGCACCGAGTTCCACAAGGTTGAAAAGGACAAGGGCTGCCAGCAGATTGCGGATGATTACGGCATCGCTCTCTCCAACTTTTACGCCTGGAACCCTGCCGTTGGGGACGACTGCATGGGCCTCCAGTACGACTACTACGTATGTGTGGGCACGTCCGCCACCGCTCCAACGTCTACGGCCTCAGATGAGCGTTCCACGACTACGACTCCGAATGGAGCCACTCCGACCCCGGTCCAGAGCGGCATGACGAGCGGCTGTACCAAGTTCCATAtggtggaagagggcgagTACTGCTACGAGCTGGCAAATAGTTATGGCATCGCCCTTGCAGATTTCGAGGCCTGGAATCCGGCTGTCGGCAGCAACTGTGAGGGTCTCCAGTACGGCTACTATGTGTGTATGGGTACGTCTTGA
- a CDS encoding uncharacterized protein (transcript_id=CADANIAT00002170): MQSTRSDDRPDHRPLHKPISLVHGSLETPGTSILSYYETYFQAQMPSGKGCLVPETYRDAASGGQLQAYSWPRTSSKIDLDVRFTVVHYQPEAEADSRSTLIWSVHHALIDGWSAALVLKKVIQAAGGKTVQPGPPFSNVAAALDQWRCTHRAEQDAFWAEQQPKLSEGKEEFLFPVAGTGDDGECQQEENLVTLGHYYTSLKGAAGACGVTLTAFSTLRGRCVWGFNLVWDMNVRDFVRGVFNRMQRLAQCSWTTPENGFPRVRGQLLAIQPDARWPADQNEFVVGISFARQSTNVLLSMVVTDIGNILLQYFRKRYRHCDLEGVGRTLKQVLIYLCQPDSTQHHCCAHRGY; the protein is encoded by the exons ATGCAATCCACGAGAAGCGACGATAGACCAGATCACCGACCTCTCCACAAGCCAATCTCCCTGGTGCACGGCAGCCTGGAAACGCCCGGCACAAGTATCCTCTCCTACTACGAAACATACTTCCAGGCCCAGATGCCTTCGGGTAAAGGCTGCTTGGTACCAG AGACATACCGCGACGCCGCGTCAGGAGGCCAACTGCAAGCTTACTCGTGGCCGCGCACAAGCTCAAAGATTGACCTTGATGTAAGATTCACGGTCGTCCACTATCAGCCCGAAGCCGAGGCGGACAGTCGAAGCACCCTGATCTGGTCGGTGCATCACGCGCTGATCGATGGCTGGTCTGCAGCACTTGTTTTGAAGAAGGTGATCCAGGCCGCTGGAGGGAAAACTGTCCAGCCTGGGCCGCCTTTCTCCAATGTTGCTGCGGCATTAGATCAGTGGAGATGCACTCACAGAGCGGAGCAAGATGCCTTCTGGGCCGAGCAGCAACCCAAATTGTCCGAAGGGAAGGAAGAGTTTCTATTCCCGGTTGCAGGGACGGGCGACGACGGAGAAtgccagcaagaagaaaaccTCGTCACCCTGGGCCACTATTACACATCTCTCAAAGGCGCAGCCGGAGCGTGCGGCGTAACCTTAACCGCATTCTCTACGCTGCGTGGGCGCTGTGTCTGGGGCT TCAATCTTGTCTGGGATATGAATGTTCGGGACTTCGTCCGCGGCGTCTTCAACCGCATGCAGCGTCTCGCTCAATGCTCATGGACCACGCCGGAAAATGGCTTCCCGAGAGTACGGGGACAGCTACTTGCAATTCAGCCAGACGCTCGATGGCCAGCTGATCAGAATGAATTCGTCGTTGGCATATCTTTCGCAAGGCAAAGCACGAATGTTCTGCTTAGTATGGTCGTCACAGACATTGGCAACATCCTGCTGCAATATTTCCGCAAGCGGTATAGACACTGTGATTTAGAGGGTGTGGGGAGGACGCTCAAACAGGTGCTAATATATCTCTGCCAACCGGACAGCACACAGCATCACTGCTGCGCGCACAGAGGCTACTAG
- a CDS encoding uncharacterized protein (transcript_id=CADANIAT00002168): MKPVHLLRAAGLGARILALISLLAFISPWAVGQGVGEPGGTCSDSVPCYQGCCSKDYSCGFTPEHCGTGCISNCNATAECGQYALPGQSDCPVNVCCSEFGYCGVTSDFCGDGCQKNSNGVGCGQPDRPSCSANTDAMSFKRRIGYYELFNYYKGCNVIEPESLIIEPFTHINLAFVNFGDDYTLIDEYGDIVDRVSFLKFSNPGLRVNIAVGGWAFSDAPTQHLWTQMARSHENRQTFINSVVKYLQDYHLDGIDIDWEYPSASDRGGAPQDAANFNPGWEISATLPTSYWYLRGFDVDRMQKYVDYFNLMSYDLHGMWDQDSKWTGPYLQGHTDITQIELGLDLLWRNNIDPANVVFGIAFYGRSFTLTDSNCYQPNGECEFSDGGKPGSCSDTTGILTYAEISSRNNSLDVHTFYDPETTVKYNVYEGTQWISYDDEQSFFDKKKYVSERCLSGWMVWAIDQDTGEFDALAGLIGEDLSSLQMEGGLTGDAANVLADTFAAYTGQNCFVTPRCTDGSSKEKNADQVCPSGYLSVDTAHNPLQAGNRELNGDCAEGWYRHICCPKDAMPKNCRWNGAPERSEFGCDGKCGSNQFKLNQDTALDAMGEGQCFTGARYICCDSAAMFSDCMWTGCQGPLMPYTPAECPADYYYQTFRWDKPDGTPWCSDTYVSPVDGAVGSPLHDRFKSGLCCPTDQSFSNCAWTNSLQQSDMTGGDWADHIQDLVCKPRPCSAGKVKVAGALDPPPAPGAGSKSEINCDGVTVPPGTDPEWSYCCDPPTRYNKNWPVHPKYLWEKYYNDPKKSDVVWKYSDEYQNNDADADHSSEEDGSDAYGFVMLDGPEGSIDNDFATTQTVVRRSRDVPRVKRSVLTTNQTALDTVFDHSEETFHVYCNYPARSRECGRIFIDGAEDTIISLPDHIGEGPFARIVYMKPADEDFQLPDHHLEHRSVERIENPVYEVKIDYNFHLIKPKRDSEPVQMRVDYTNLLGYWDEMTDSPASRMRRSLGERGLTKEEWRARVQRAVVRDKTVRKRDEKTIQVRTPMAFSGSHIDKRWWGAFKDWLRKLTTVTKSSIGVIPLGFSHTINLFRAQWGCPGQTYSANLRMDLEADLAMDATYAYYLSATFIPPGKPETFAYFGMEPTAYLGLHIEGNAQMQTTTGRKKIIDTLSYPGLAVKGIAAVGPTLDIYGEAVDAGATLTFGKAEVYWPQNDDAKDQYETLLGLESDTAAPAPGSIEPRFEAGVAVDAQLDILVTPEANIGIKIGGGKLVGGATLMDAQLTGYVMGDLSFQAHGDYDTASNSFQYRFGAYLFYNLGYKATAQILNFIDWALGPRQAYTPNKTVKLYEKQGSIPMGSSSDQQARDLTVYGPVERRHIAAELPADANMSAYLDPATGLFRRSDPMDLDDPNDPEFTQNLQCPPGSSGDVKLPELRFNCDLLWGFVEPASGKTSDETDHDAGKVTGLCEPILDIPSNKRTEAFTFSNDKDRTAARYKAQCPSGTCKQPSADLNKALNRRNLQLQCDEFPWKSSEQGGHYLPSDSRSATCVPSFQNNWHGQCLKLMGQFQSNWKKLDPDAPADDEREDYWVPWSSPRWTSIGEYGPEGSKYSQKLIEYPTAQPPPDGVRTRNDDKLSWAFKRDYRVSWIHQDPTTITSSTWWDATGKTLKGGGHGPAGMDAILCAVNIFGQEDTYKLPQGQNGPYNAYCRKESNEIKYWSVDYSMGTCLVTFADGTSNTKRDSGSWAGWEVKSVEMVDNVAGDLEEDLRRAQEMARRDRRP; the protein is encoded by the exons ATGAAACCTGTGCATTTGCTCAGAGCCGCGGGCCTGGGTGCCAGGATTCTAGCActcatctccctcctcgcATTCATATCCCCATGGGCCGTGGGCCAGGGAGTTGGAGAGCCCGGCGGAACGTGCTCGGACTCCGTCCCATGTTACCAGGGCTGCTGCAGTAAGGACTACTCGTGCGGCTTTACGCCTGAACACTGTGGTACTGGCTGCATAAGCAACTGCAACGCAACGGCAGAGTGCGGGCAGTACGCACTTCCGGGGCAATCTGACTGCCCGGTCAATGTCTGTTGCAG CGAGTTTGGATACTGCGGTGTCACCTCGGACTTTTGCGGCGATGGCTGTCAAAAGAACTCCAACGGCGTTGGATGTGGCCAGCCAGA CCGTCCGTCATGCTCCGCAAATACAGACGCCATGTCCTTCAAGCGGCGCATTGGGTATTATGAGCTGTTCAACTACTACAAGGGTTGCAACGTGATCGAGCCCGAGAGTCTCATCATCGAGCCTTTCACACACATCAATCTGGCGTTTGTCAACTTTGGCGACGACTACACGTTGATTGACGAATATGGCGATATCGTCGACCGCGTCTCGTTCCTCAAGTTCTCCAACCCTGGTCTGCGCGTGAATATCGCTGTTGGAGGATGGGCATTTAGTGACGCCCCGACGCAGCACCTGTGGACGCAAA TGGCTCGCTCGCACGAGAACCGACAGACATTCATCAACTCTGTTGTAAAGTACCTCCAGGACTACCACCTCGATGGTATCGATATCGACTGGGAGTATCCATCTGCATCAGACCGCGGCGGAGCACCGCAAGACGCCGCCAACTTT AATCCAGGTTGGGAAATCTCTGCCACCCTACCGACCAGCTACTGGTATCTGCGTGGCTTCGACGTCGACCGCATGCAAAAGTACGTCGACTACTTCAACCTGATGAGCTATGACCTGCACGGGATGTGGGATCAGGATAGCAAGTGGACCGGTCCCTACCTGCAGGGTCATACCGACATCACGCAGATTGAGCTCGGGCTGGATCTCCTGTGGCGCAACAACATCGACCCAGCGAACGTCGTCTTCGGGATTGCCTTTTACGGCCGCTCGTTCACCTTGACTGATTCCAACTGCTACCAGCCAAACGGCGAGTGCGAATTCAGTGACGGCGGCAAACCGGGTTCCTGCTCTGATACGACCGGTATCCTGACATATGCAGAGATCAGCTCGAGGAACAACTCGTTGGACGTGCATACATTCTATGACCCGGAAACCACGGTCAAGTACAACGTCTACGAAGGGACCCAGTGGATATCGTATGATGACGAGCAGTCCTTCTTCGATAAGAAGAAGTACGTCTCGGAGCGCTGCTTGAGCGGCTGGATGGTCTGGGCCATAGACCAAGATACAGGCGAGTTTGATGCTCTCGCCGGTCTGATTGGCGAAGATCTCTCCTCGCTGCAAATGGAGGGTGGTCTCACTGGCGATGCGGCAAACGTCCTGGCCGACACCTTTGCCGCGTACACTGGTCAGAACTGTTTCGTGACACCTCGCTGCACGGACGGCTCGAGCAAGGAAAAGAATGCTGACCAGGTGTGCCCTTCGGGCTACCTCTCTGTTGACACAGCGCACAATCCGCTCCAGGCAGGAAACAGAGAGTTGAATGGAGATTGCGCGGAGGGGTGGTACCGCCATATCTGCTGTCCAAAGGACGCCATGCCCAAGAACTGCAGGTGGAACGGGGCTCCAGAGCGCAGCGAATTTGGGTGCGACGGAAAATGCGGCAGTAACCAGTTCAAGCTGAATCAGGATACGGCGCTCGACGCCATGGGCGAAGGGCAATGCTTTACCGGAGCGCGCTACATCTGCTGTGATTCTGCCGCCATGTTCTCCGACTGCATGTGGACCGGATGCCAGGGCCCGCTCATGCCATACACTCCCGCCGAATGCCCAGCGGACTATTACTACCAAACGTTCCGCTGGGACAAGCCCGACGGCACGCCGTGGTGTTCAGATACATACGTCTCGCCCGTGGACGGCGCGGTGGGCAGCCCCCTCCACGACCGGTTCAAGAGCGGCCTCTGCTGTCCGACGGACCAGAGCTTTAGCAACTGCGCGTGGACAAACAGCCTGCAACAGAGTGACATGACAGGAGGCGACTGGGCAGACCACATCCAGGATCTCGTCTGCAAGCCGAGGCCTTGTTCTGCTGGAAAGGTCAAGGTTGCCGGCGCCCTCGATCCACCACCGGCCCCCGGGGCCGGGTCCAAGAGCGAGATCAACTGTGACGGGGTCACGGTCCCTCCGGGTACAGATCCAGAATGGTCGTATTGCTGTGATCCGCCGACCAGATACAACAAGAACTGGCCCGTGCATCCCAAGTATCTGTGGGAAAAGTACTACAACGACCCCAAGAAATCGGACGTGGTCTGGAAATACAGCGATGAGTATCAAAACAACGACGCCGACGCTGACCACtccagcgaagaagacggcagcGACGCATACGGCTTCGTCATGCTCGACGGGCCCGAGGGGTCCATTGACAACGACTTTGCAACGACGCAGACGGTAGTTCGGCGGTCCCGGGATGTTCCCAGAGTGAAGCGCTCCGTCCTGACCACGAACCAGACCGCGCTCGACACGGTCTTTGACCACTCGGAGGAAACCTTCCATGTCTACTGCAACTACCCTGCCCGGTCGCGGGAGTGTGGGCGTATCTTTATTGACGGCGCCGAAGACACGATCATTTCGCTCCCTGACCATATCGGAGAAGGCCCGTTTGCCCGCATTGTATACATGAAACCGGCAGACGAAGACTTCCAGCTGCCTGATCATCACCTGGAGCACCGGTCTGTCGAGCGCATCGAGAACCCGGTCTACGAGGTGAAGATTGACTATAACTTCCATCTGATCAAGCCCAAGCGAGACAGCGAACCCGTGCAGATGCGAGTGGACTACACCAACCTTCTGGGCTACTGGGACGAGATGACTGATTCCCCCGCCAGTCGGATGAGGCGCAGCCTCGGTGAACGAGGTCTAACTAAGGAGGAATGGCGCGCTCGTGTGCAGCGGGCTGTTGTCCGCGACAAGACCGTCCGCAAGCGTGACGAGAAGACCATCCAGGTCAGGACTCCGATGGCGTTCTCCGGCTCTCATATCGACAAGCGGTGGTGGGGAGCATTCAAGGACTGGCTGAGGAAGCTC ACTACCGTGACCAAGTCCAGTATTGGCGTCATCCCCTTAGGCTTCAGCCACACAATCAACCTCTTCCGGGCCCAGTGGGGATGCCCCGGACAGACCTACTCGGCCAACCTGCGGATGGATCTGGAGGCAGACCTCGCGATGGACGCGACGTATGCCTATTACCTCTCTGCGACCTTTATCCCGCCTGGCAAGCCGGAAACCTTTGCTTACTTTGGCATGGAGCCCACTGCCTATCTCGGGCTTCACATTGAAGGCAACGCCCAAATGCAGACCACCAcgggcaggaagaagattatCGACACGCTGTCCTATCCCGGATTGGCCGTGAAGGGGATCGCAGCCGTTGGGCCGACGCTGGACATCTACGGAGAGGCGG TCGATGCCGGGGCGACCCTCACCTTCGGCAAGGCCGAAGTCTACTGGCCGCAGAACGACGACGCAAAGGACCAGTATGAGACACTGCTCGGGCTCGAGAGCGACACGGCGGCTCCTGCGCCCGGCAGTATCGAGCCCAGGTTCGAGGCCGGAGTCGCGGTTGACGCACAGCTGgatatcctcgtcactcCGGAAGCCAATATTGGTATCAAGATTGGCGGCGGCAAACTGGTCGGCGGCGCTACCCTCATGGATGCCCAGTTGACCGGGTACGTGATGGGAGACCTGTCCTTCCAGGCACACGGCGACTACGACACGGCGAGTAACTCTTTCCAATACCGCTTCGGCGCGTATCTCTTCTACAATCTAGGATACAAGGCGACGGCCCAGATCCTCAATTTTATTGACTGGGCCTTGGGTCCGCGCCAGGCATACACCCCGAACAAGACGGTGAAACTGTACGAGAAGCAGGGCTCCATCCCCATGGGATCGTCGTCCGACCAGCAGGCACGAGATCTGACAGTCTACGGCCCTGTTGAACGGCGCCATATCGCCGCGGAACTGCCGGCAGACGCGAACATGTCTGCGTACTTGGACCCGGCCACGGGCCTCTTCCGGCGCAGCGATCCTATGGACCTGG ATGATCCCAACGACCCGGAATTCACTCAGAACCTCCAGTGCCCTCCCGGCAGCAGCGGAGACGTCAAGCTTCCAGAACTCCGAT TCAACTGCGACCTCCTCTGGGGCTTCGTCGAGCCCGCCAGTGGGAAGACGTCGGACGAGACCGACCACGACGCAGGCAAGGTGACGGGCCTGTGTGAGCCAATCCTCGAcattcccagcaacaaacgAACCGAGGCCTTCACATTCTCCAACGACAAAGATCGCACGGCCGCGCGGTACAAGGCGCAATGCCCCTCGGGGACGTGCAAGCAACCCTCTGCGGATCTGAACAAGGCCCTGAATCGCAGAAACCTGCAGCTCCAGTGCGACGAGTTCCCCTGGAAGTCGTCCGAGCAGGGGGGCCACTATCTGCCCAGCGACTCCCGCAGCGCAACCTGCGTGCCTTCGTTCCAGAACAACTGGCACGGACAGTGCCTCA AACTGATGGGTCAGTTCCAGTCGAACTGGAAAAAGCTGGATCCTGATGCACCCGCCGACGATGAACGAGAGGACTATTGGGTCCCATGGTCGTCACCGC GCTGGACATCAATAGGCGAGTATGGGCCAGAAGGCTCCAAATACTCGCAGAAGCTCATAGAGTACCCCACCGCACAGCCGCCTCCCGATGGGGTTAGAACCCGG AACGACGACAAGCTCTCTTGGGCTTTCAAGCGCGACTACCGCGTCTCGTGGATCCACCAGGACCCGaccaccatcaccagcagcacCTGGTGGGATGCCACGGGCAAGACGCTCAAGGGAGGTGGCCACGGCCCCGCGGGCATGGACGCGATCCTCTGCGCAGTCAACATCTTTGGCCAGGAGGACACGTACAAGCTTCCGCAGGGCCAAAACGGACCGTATAACGCCTACTGCCGCAAGGAATCGAACGAGATCAAATACTGGTCTGTGGACTACAGTATGGGTACCTGCCTGGTCACGTTCGCCGACGGgaccagcaacaccaaaAGGGACAGCGGCAGCTGGGCTGGATGGGAGGTCAAGA GCGTAGAAATGGTGGACAACGTTGCCGGcgatctggaggaggacTTGAGGCGAGCACAAGAGATGGCAAGGAGGGACCGCCGGCCTTGA